In Eupeodes corollae chromosome 3, idEupCoro1.1, whole genome shotgun sequence, a single genomic region encodes these proteins:
- the LOC129952399 gene encoding uncharacterized protein LOC129952399: MVMVFSFCISIFLQEFLVKSEPLISEAVKYAIDSSFNYVANQLNVVIETDLDESKEIFLDVIDDIMKKNWTFSLQIDVNNKIVQSTGDHNLWFIDSYEAFRRLLPWIPAYHTDSQLYYFLVLRNKVFEKSHVHDEIQSIFHDFLQFMIANVNVITETASGEVLFYTFYPYQESDCRSSKPVITQTFRNNGSIKSITPFFPPKTDNFHQCPLRIRTGNDVVLNMGNFSINNQLVNYEMSFLEAYMFTEISERMNLTLEIYTTDHSKPFKLSNNGTILRHVPQQPLVYGELDVAFGFYANTAKLIRFVSNSVPYYLTNVVITLYPHSDTLLSNAWVLVPFTSVTWICIFGSFALISGCAILIKRNTKFCRIFNLENDHPASLEILSIAIGVSVGHLPRKTNLRFCFVVLSLSTLVLRSAYQGKLFDAYRGRAMADLPHTIQELFAENYTIYAHSHYQTIVNYVNEIEYLNLQDLGIRSRAFSFLELEERIALVTSFVYIYTFYTLEERQKLVSAAILQEQICLYFQQHSVIRPNINDIVMKLEESGILHNWRKNFESINAYRLQAGDSRTAEPLVLERLTFTFYLAGALIAISCLVFLFELMFE; this comes from the exons ATGGTGATGGTCTTCAGcttttgtatttcaatattcCTTCAAGAATTTCTTGTTAAATCTGAACCTCTTATTTCAGAAGCAGTTAAGTATGCTATTGATAGTTCATTTAATTATGTTGCTAATCAATTAAATGTTGTAATTGAAACTGATTTGGATGAGAGCAAGGAAATCTTTCTCGATGTAATTGATGATATCATGAAGAAAAACTGGACATTCAGCCTTCAAATTGACGTTAATAATAAGATTGTGCAATCAACAGGTGACCATAATTTGTGGTTTATTGACTCTTATGAGGCATTTCG ACGTCTTCTTCCATGGATTCCCGCCTATCACACGGACTCacagctttattattttttggtccTGAGGAATAAAGTGTTTGAAAAGAGTCATGTCCATGATGAGATACAATCAATATTTCatgattttcttcaatttatgaTCGCCAATGTCAATGTTATAACAGAAACCGCTTCGGGAGAAGTTTTGTTTTACACCTTTTACCCGTATCAGGAATCCGATTGTCGATCATCAAAGCCTGTTATCACACAAACATTTAGGAATAATGGTAGCATTAAATCAATTACACCATTTTTTCCCCCAAAAACAGACAACTTTCATCAATGTCCTCTACGAATTAGAACCGGTAACGATGTCGTTCTAAACATGGGAAACTTCAGTATAAACAACCAACTAGTAAACTACGAGATGTCGTTTCTAGAAGCTTACATGTTCACTGAGATTAGTGAAAGAATGAATTTAACTTTGGAAATATATACCACCGATCATTCAAAGCCGTTCAAACTTAGCAACAATGGAACTATTCTTCGTCATGTACCCCAACAGCCG CTTGTTTATGGTGAACTCGATGTAGCATTTGGATTCTACGCCAATACCGCTAAGTTGATTCGTTTTGTATCGAACAGCGTTCCGTACTATTTGACAAATGTGGTAATAACACTCTATCCACATAGTGATACCTTGCTCTCGAACGCTTGGGTTTTAGTTCCCTTTACCTCGGTCACATGGATTTGTATCTTTGGTTCTTTTGCACTGATAAGTGGATGTGCTATTCtgataaaaagaaatacaaaattttgcagAATTTTCAACCTCGAAAATGATCATCCAGCCAGTCTTGAAATACTATCGATCGCTATTGGAGTATCAGTTGGACACTTGCCAAGAAAAACTAATCttcgattttgttttgtagtCCTGAGTTTGAGCACTTTGGTTCTGAGATCAGCTTATCAGGGCAAACTTTTTGATGCTTATCGAGGACGAGCAATGGCGGATTTACCACACACCATTCAAGAGCTTTTTGCTGAAAACTACACAATTTACGCCCACAGTCACTATCAAACAATTGTTAATTatgtaaatgaaattgaatatcTAAATTTACAAGATTTGGGAATTCGTTCCAGAGCTTTCAGTTTTCTAGAACTTGAAGAGAGGATTGCCCTGGTAACGTCATTTGtctatatttatacattttacacACTTGAAGAACGCCAGAAATTAGTTTCGGCTGCTATTTTGCAAGAAcagatttgtttatattttcaacaacaCTCAGTTATTCGACCAAATATCAATGACATTGTAATGAAATTGGAAGAATCTGGTATATTGCATAATTGGAGAAAGAATTTTGAAAGTATAAACGCTTACAGGCTTCAAGCAGGAGATTCTAGGACTGCAGAACCTTTAGTATTGGAACGATTAACATTTACGTTTTATTTAGCTGGCGCGCTTATTGCAATTTCTTGCttagtttttcttttcgaattaatgtttgaataa
- the LOC129950486 gene encoding uncharacterized protein LOC129950486 produces the protein MVVLTSIIVSLVVLQGFVAHTKTILPEAITYAVANSFNNTANLVHVVIETSHDNNTLDFLDALDNLLGFNVWSFRLQIDINNKNCRPASDHNLWFIDSYKAFRRLFPLIENYFRDSQLFFLIVLKCSKSIQGQLIVMEKIFSDFLRLMIANVNLLIETASGEVSFYTFYPFQEYACRSAKPFKMYTSYQNSLRNSNILLFPTKANNLYECSLRLKTRNRIMLNSGKYEVFGLEAMIAHELASRMNFSYEIIRRFDKGHFLPNENSSEPHYALKNGEIDLVFGIYTNNVVINHFLSKSVMYLMSHTVIAFRNQPEPFNSYDWLLFPFDFRTWLFTLLSLVVISGGIFCVKKNQLLLNVMQLEYVGLLEILSLSIGSTVEHLPRKSCLRFVFIVFSFGTLILRTAYLGKLFDAYRGMTMEKQDRDFNQLLAENYTIFSHSYYAAFISELKTKRGNTRYVTLGALENLRTHSKTVRKYAIFTTFLEFYSAFFQENHNDWIFKIVFAEQISMYFPQHSILVPRINEIIERLEESGISHQIRKNYDIIHYYGSAGGKYGGKSSTSHDMALNFERFSFTFYLFIAMDAFACFVFIIEVLLKSDFFKITKLS, from the exons ATGGTGGTTTTAACCTCCATAATTGTTAGTCTTGTTGTCCTACAAGGATTTGTTGCACATACCAAAACTATTCTACCTGAAGCAATAACCTATGCAGTTGCCAATTCCTTCAACAACACTGCTAATTTGGTTCATGTGGTCATTGAAACTAGTCATGATAATAACACCTTAGATTTCCTGGATGCACTTGACAATCTTCTGGGGTTTAATGTTTGGTCCTTCCGATTACAAATtgatattaacaacaaaaattgcagGCCTGCAAGTGACCACAATCTTTGGTTTATCGATTCCTACAAAGCTTTTCG GCGGCTTTTTCCACTCATCGAGAATTACTTCAGAGACTCGCAGCTTTTCTTTCTCATTGTTTTGAAATGCTCGAAATCTATTCAAGGACAATTAATTGTGATGGAGAAAATCTTTTCAGATTTTCTAAGACTGATGATAGCGAACGTAAACCTTTTGATTGAAACAGCTTCAGGGGAAGTTTCGTTTTACACCTTCTATCCATTTCAAGAATACGCATGTCGATCAgcaaaaccatttaaaatgtACACTTCATACCAAAATAGTTTACGGAATAGCAATATTTTACTATTTCCAACCAAAGCCAATAATCTGTATGAATGTTCCCTTCGATTGAAAACCAGAAACCGTATTATGCTGAATTCGGGAAAGTATGAAGTCTTTGGTTTGGAAGCTATGATCGCACATGAGTTGGCGTCTAGAATgaatttttcttatgaaattatCAGACGTTTCGATAAAGGACATTTTTTACCGAATGAGAATTCTAGTGAACCCCATTACGCG cTGAAAAACGGAGAAATTGATTTGGTTTTCGGTATATACACGAATAACGTCGTTATTAaccattttctttcaaaaagcgTGATGTATTTAATGTCTCACACCGTGATTGCTTTTCGAAATCAACCTGAGCCTTTCAATAGCTATGATTGGCTTCTATTTCCGTTTGATTTTAGGACTTGGCTCTTCACATTATTGTCCTTGGTTGTTATCAGTGGTGGCATATTTtgtgttaagaaaaatcaactTCTCCTGAATGTGATGCAGCTTGAGTATGTGGGACTTCTGGAAATATTGTCACTATCTATTGGATCAACTGTTGAACACTTGCCAAGGAAAAGTTGCCTACGGTTTGTTTTCATTGTATTCAGCTTTGGAACTTTGATACTGCGGACGGCCTATTTGGGTAAACTTTTTGACGCATATCGAGGAATGACGATGGAAAAACAAGATCGCGATTTTAACCAATTATTAGCTGAAAACTACACAATTTTTTCGCATTCCTACTATGCAGCATTTATAAGTGAGCTAAAGACGAAAAGAGGAAATACTCGTTATGTAACGCTAGGTGCTCTAGAGAACTTGAGAACACACAGCAAAACTGTTAGGAAATATGCAATTTTTACAACGTTTTTAGAATTTTACAGTGCCTTTTTTCAAGAGAATCATAATGATTGgatttttaagattgtttttgCAGAACAAATTAGCATGTACTTCCCACAACATTCAATTCTAGTGCCaagaataaatgaaattattgaaaGATTGGAAGAATCAGGAATTTCACATCAAATAAGGAAAAATTATGACATCATACATTATTATGGCTCTGCTGGAGGAAAATATGGAGGCAAATCTTCAACCAGTCACGATATGGCGTTAAATTTTGaacgtttttcttttacattttactTGTTTATTGCAATGGATGCATTTGCATGTTTTGTGTTCATTATAGAAGTTCttttgaaaagtgatttttttaaaataactaaacTAAGCTAA